A portion of the Cellulophaga algicola DSM 14237 genome contains these proteins:
- a CDS encoding ABC transporter ATP-binding protein, with protein MLSIKNLNKTYPNGTKALNNVNLEISKGMFGLLGPNGAGKSTLIRTISTLQVADSGTIEFDGIDVFSHPEELRKVLGYLPQDFGVYPKVSAEMMLNHIAKIKGIHTTSDRKAYVADLLNKVNLYKFRKRNLGDYSGGMRQRFGIAQALIGNPKLIIVDEPTAGLDPLERNRFHNLLSELGEDAVVILSTHIVDDVVNLCTNMAVFNEGSVVVQGHPQELSNSLNGKVFRKSIDKSEVEKYQSEYAVLSTYLRSGNMNINVFSDAPLVGGFEPVNNDLEDFYFYSINQPQTV; from the coding sequence ATGCTTTCCATCAAAAATTTGAATAAAACCTATCCGAACGGAACAAAAGCGTTAAATAATGTAAACCTTGAAATTAGTAAGGGTATGTTTGGTTTACTAGGACCAAATGGTGCGGGTAAATCTACTTTAATACGTACTATTTCTACCTTACAAGTTGCAGATAGTGGGACTATAGAATTTGATGGAATAGATGTTTTTAGTCATCCAGAAGAATTACGCAAAGTACTCGGGTATCTACCTCAAGATTTTGGGGTATATCCTAAAGTATCTGCAGAAATGATGCTGAATCATATTGCTAAAATTAAAGGAATTCATACGACGAGTGATCGTAAAGCATATGTGGCAGATTTATTAAATAAAGTAAACCTCTATAAATTTAGAAAACGAAATTTGGGAGATTATTCTGGTGGTATGCGCCAACGTTTTGGTATTGCTCAGGCCTTAATAGGGAATCCGAAGCTTATAATTGTAGATGAACCTACAGCAGGTTTGGATCCGCTAGAACGGAACCGCTTTCATAATTTACTGAGTGAATTAGGAGAAGATGCGGTAGTGATTCTTTCAACTCACATTGTAGATGATGTGGTTAACCTTTGTACAAACATGGCAGTGTTTAACGAAGGTTCTGTGGTAGTGCAAGGACATCCGCAAGAGTTATCTAATTCATTAAATGGAAAAGTGTTTAGAAAGAGTATCGATAAAAGTGAGGTCGAAAAATACCAATCAGAATATGCTGTATTATCTACTTATTTGCGTAGTGGGAATATGAATATTAATGTTTTTAGTGATGCACCTCTGGTGGGTGGTTTTGAACCCGTGAATAATGACTTAGAAGATTTTTATTTCTACAGTATTAATCAACCTCAAACCGTATAG
- a CDS encoding YchJ family protein, with the protein METAEQLMRSRYTAFTLANGDYLMKSHHSSTRPIKEKKAIEKWAKSVEWVRLEVLTTTKGKATDTEGTVTFNAYYFDQGAVEVIHEKSAFVKEEGNWMYLGLAED; encoded by the coding sequence GTGGAAACAGCAGAACAATTAATGCGATCTAGGTATACTGCTTTCACTTTGGCCAATGGAGACTATTTGATGAAGAGTCACCATAGCAGTACACGCCCTATTAAAGAAAAAAAGGCGATTGAAAAATGGGCTAAATCTGTAGAATGGGTTCGCCTTGAAGTACTCACCACCACCAAAGGAAAGGCGACAGATACAGAAGGAACTGTAACCTTTAATGCCTACTATTTTGATCAAGGAGCAGTTGAAGTAATCCATGAAAAATCTGCATTTGTGAAAGAAGAAGGCAATTGGATGTATTTAGGTTTAGCAGAAGACTAA
- a CDS encoding ABC transporter permease/M1 family aminopeptidase — protein MKEIFVFELKYRLRRPATYIYIFLMFIIPLLMAVFADSSTAQFTNSPNAIIGVLGGMSVLGLFFYAAIMGVAVFRDEDHKTAQTYFTFPITEKSYILGRFFGSFTIVTFMNIAAMFGAITGFVIGSLLDRPDYGTYTGFNFASYFWPFLYFMMFNAFFIGSLFFSLMTFFKRMSILYLGGIVLLILTIASSQLLASLDTEWLSIYVDPFGETAHGYLTKYWSIDELNTTQLSLTGKLAINRLLWLGISLIIFFITLFSFSYKGFLNASKKKKSVESKEEYVPSIVAGNITQVFTKKSRWENLLSLSKIEFISIVKETVFVILIVIGVIVAGFITYQSNQTYGTPSLPLTRYMVLQISSGISLFSVIILVLYAGEAVHRTRKNKTFEFYDALPVSNLTLYVSKIVALFGVAVVLTLLNVVVGMLYQTFNGYFNYELGMYLTYNFTKIFPTYLMTVLLAFFIHVLVNNKFLGHFLVIVIYVGLPILFGLAFKTSNPLVIFGNTPGSFLSDLNGFGHYMAGEFWLNLYWILFTCILATIGNVFWNRGFYSSAKERLKIAKSRFSGKIMALAVFFLLAFASVGGYAYYNLKVLNQLEDGNYADKLNAEAEKKYGKYIDKPHLQVIALKASIDIYPKERSVNAKGEFTVTNKFNVPIDTLLMELKFPIADTKIEQVMYNGQELKPFLKDEAYRLFMYKLPATLQPKDTAQLVIKTSAKTHGFSSDKETAILENGSFFTDAIFPSFHYDRVLSDNGVRKKYGLEELDYLNAPRTDSIALRKNLFNEDGDYMTFEATVSTSNDQIAVAPGKLTKQWKEGERSYFNYKLEDKTDYFFSFVSAAYAIENDTWTAPSGKKVTIEIYHSPKHKKNLAYFIKGVKIALDYNSKNFYEYPYSVIRVIEFPAHSNYAQSFATTIPYSEDFGFVADFSKAEDYNYAFRVTSHEVAHQWWGHIVTPSKTSGANIISETLAEYASLMTMKQEYGENGIKSFLKNSLDTYLRGRQFSFKPERSLMNVETGQYIWYEKGSMVMYDLQDVLGEDVVNRGLKSFLEEYKYNQKGTYATSEDLYNALYAVTPDTLKYKVDDGFKEIVLYENRVMSAKTKKLETGKWETTFIVNSKKIYYDDNGKEKSVDDKKNLVDVGLFGEDTTNDEGVTIKNPLYFKLDWLKAGDNTFTIITDKKPLKAGIDPYNKLIDRNSDDNLLSVEE, from the coding sequence ATGAAAGAGATATTCGTATTTGAACTCAAGTATCGGTTAAGAAGGCCGGCGACTTACATTTATATTTTCTTGATGTTTATTATTCCGTTACTAATGGCGGTATTTGCAGATTCATCAACAGCACAATTTACCAATAGTCCCAATGCAATTATAGGAGTTTTAGGGGGTATGAGTGTGTTAGGTTTATTCTTTTATGCGGCTATAATGGGAGTTGCTGTATTCAGAGATGAAGATCATAAAACTGCACAAACCTATTTTACATTTCCTATTACCGAGAAGAGTTATATACTAGGGCGTTTCTTTGGTAGTTTTACTATTGTAACCTTTATGAATATTGCCGCAATGTTTGGTGCAATAACTGGTTTTGTTATTGGTTCTTTGCTAGATCGGCCAGATTATGGAACCTATACAGGTTTTAATTTTGCTTCTTACTTTTGGCCTTTCTTATATTTTATGATGTTTAACGCATTTTTCATCGGAAGTTTATTCTTTTCCTTGATGACCTTTTTTAAGCGCATGTCTATTTTATATTTAGGCGGTATCGTATTGCTTATTTTAACCATTGCTTCTTCTCAATTATTGGCTAGTTTAGATACAGAATGGCTTAGCATATATGTTGATCCTTTTGGAGAAACAGCACATGGGTACTTAACTAAATATTGGTCTATTGATGAGCTAAATACAACGCAATTATCATTAACGGGCAAACTGGCTATAAACAGACTGCTTTGGTTGGGTATTTCCTTGATAATCTTTTTTATTACCTTATTTAGTTTTTCATATAAGGGTTTTTTAAATGCTTCTAAAAAGAAGAAGTCTGTTGAAAGTAAAGAGGAATATGTTCCATCAATTGTCGCAGGGAATATTACGCAGGTATTTACTAAAAAATCGCGTTGGGAAAACCTTTTATCTTTGAGTAAAATAGAATTTATTTCTATTGTTAAAGAGACAGTTTTTGTTATTTTAATAGTAATTGGGGTTATCGTTGCAGGGTTTATAACCTATCAATCTAATCAAACCTATGGCACACCATCATTGCCATTAACGCGCTACATGGTTTTGCAGATATCTAGTGGAATATCTTTGTTTTCTGTAATAATTTTGGTGCTTTATGCAGGCGAAGCCGTTCATAGGACTCGTAAAAACAAAACCTTTGAGTTTTATGATGCTTTACCGGTAAGTAACTTAACCTTATATGTTTCTAAAATTGTTGCTTTATTTGGGGTAGCTGTCGTACTTACACTTTTAAATGTAGTAGTAGGTATGTTATACCAAACCTTCAATGGCTATTTTAATTATGAGCTAGGAATGTATTTGACCTATAATTTCACGAAAATATTCCCAACGTATTTAATGACGGTATTGTTGGCTTTCTTTATTCATGTTTTAGTGAATAATAAATTTTTAGGTCACTTTTTAGTGATTGTTATTTATGTTGGCCTACCTATATTATTTGGTTTAGCTTTTAAAACGTCTAATCCGTTAGTAATTTTTGGTAATACACCTGGGAGTTTTTTAAGTGATTTAAATGGTTTTGGTCATTACATGGCGGGAGAATTTTGGTTAAACTTATACTGGATCTTGTTTACGTGTATTTTGGCTACTATAGGTAATGTCTTTTGGAATAGAGGATTTTATTCTTCTGCGAAAGAGCGCTTAAAAATAGCGAAGTCTCGTTTTTCAGGAAAAATTATGGCGCTAGCAGTATTCTTTTTATTGGCTTTTGCTTCTGTTGGTGGGTATGCTTATTATAACCTAAAAGTGTTGAACCAATTAGAAGATGGTAATTATGCAGATAAACTTAATGCTGAAGCTGAAAAGAAATATGGTAAGTATATTGATAAGCCGCACCTTCAGGTTATCGCTTTAAAAGCATCTATAGATATCTATCCTAAGGAGCGAAGTGTTAATGCCAAGGGAGAGTTTACGGTGACCAATAAGTTTAATGTTCCTATTGATACACTTTTAATGGAGCTAAAATTCCCGATTGCAGATACAAAAATTGAGCAGGTAATGTATAACGGACAAGAGCTAAAACCTTTTCTAAAGGATGAAGCTTACCGCCTATTTATGTATAAGTTGCCAGCTACATTGCAACCAAAAGATACGGCACAATTAGTCATCAAAACTTCTGCCAAGACGCATGGTTTTTCTAGTGATAAAGAAACAGCAATTTTAGAAAATGGTTCCTTTTTTACAGATGCTATTTTTCCTTCTTTTCATTATGATCGTGTTTTGAGTGATAACGGAGTTCGGAAAAAATATGGTCTAGAGGAATTAGATTATTTAAACGCCCCGCGAACAGATAGTATCGCTTTACGTAAAAATTTATTTAATGAAGATGGGGATTATATGACTTTTGAGGCCACGGTAAGTACCAGTAATGATCAGATAGCAGTAGCTCCGGGAAAACTAACTAAGCAATGGAAAGAAGGAGAACGTAGTTATTTCAATTATAAATTGGAAGACAAAACAGATTATTTCTTCAGTTTCGTTTCTGCAGCTTATGCTATAGAAAATGATACTTGGACGGCACCTAGTGGAAAAAAAGTAACTATTGAAATCTACCATTCGCCAAAACATAAAAAGAACTTAGCCTATTTTATAAAAGGGGTAAAAATTGCCTTAGACTATAATTCTAAGAATTTCTATGAGTATCCATATTCCGTAATTAGGGTAATTGAGTTTCCTGCACATTCTAATTATGCGCAATCTTTTGCGACTACGATACCTTATTCTGAAGATTTTGGATTTGTAGCAGATTTTTCAAAAGCAGAAGATTATAATTATGCCTTTAGAGTTACCTCTCATGAGGTTGCACACCAATGGTGGGGGCATATCGTAACACCTAGTAAAACTTCAGGTGCCAATATTATCTCTGAAACTTTAGCGGAGTATGCTTCTTTAATGACAATGAAGCAAGAGTATGGTGAAAACGGAATTAAATCATTTCTAAAAAATTCTCTAGACACCTATTTACGCGGTCGTCAGTTTAGCTTTAAACCAGAACGCTCTTTAATGAACGTAGAAACCGGTCAGTATATTTGGTATGAAAAAGGTTCCATGGTGATGTATGATTTACAGGATGTATTAGGTGAAGACGTGGTCAATAGAGGTCTTAAGTCTTTTTTAGAAGAATATAAATACAATCAAAAAGGAACTTACGCTACATCGGAAGATTTATATAATGCATTATATGCGGTTACTCCTGATACTTTAAAATATAAGGTTGATGACGGATTTAAAGAAATTGTCCTATATGAAAATAGGGTGATGAGCGCCAAAACTAAAAAATTAGAAACGGGTAAATGGGAAACTACATTTATCGTAAACTCTAAAAAGATCTATTATGATGATAATGGTAAAGAAAAAAGCGTAGATGACAAAAAGAACTTAGTTGATGTTGGTTTGTTTGGAGAAGACACTACCAATGATGAAGGAGTAACCATTAAAAACCCGCTTTACTTTAAGTTAGATTGGTTAAAAGCTGGCGATAATACATTTACGATTATCACAGATAAGAAACCGCTAAAAGCAGGGATTGACCCTTATAATAAGTTAATAGATCGTAATTCTGATGACAATCTATTATCGGTAGAAGAATAA